A genome region from Coffea arabica cultivar ET-39 chromosome 7e, Coffea Arabica ET-39 HiFi, whole genome shotgun sequence includes the following:
- the LOC140011331 gene encoding uncharacterized protein, producing the protein MPPDPQAFYQPTAEPVVPEHTVQTKPEMGESSAPIDLKLLKRLDRFDEFIRKSQGLSKQGALDYDDLCMFPNVQLPVGFKTPKFNKYDGTGNPKTHLRLFANKLGRPVDDENLPLRLFPESLEGDALDWYSNLKPEEAKTWLDLSNAFIRQYEYNCELAPTRTTLEGTKRRPSEDHKTYAKRWRRIAAKVEPPMTENEIIRTFIKAHDPPYFEEIFRMTGYSFAAIVNKLEEYDDFVRVGKIVNVSALKSQLEALQGQERAPGHSTLDCKALKHKVQDMIEAGEIVIRKREARGPNINRNPFSEHANTIEVILDDAEYDELAQKLAREAKVFGITDRPFIIEDEPFEEDKRPFILDLTPAESEALEPVVIEFPKQEPVLRLKRVPWNYDEPVIQIGERSVAKEEVSVVTRSGRMASPFGATVPIQTNNPELPAKPTVTEKEALDFLKRLQRSEYNVIEKLSKSPAQISMLDLLFSSDMHRDALLEVLTKAQIPKEISVANFSHMVGSVLFTKQITFSDDELPAEGIGHNKALYIAVRCNGKILPKVLIDNGSALNICPWSTLEKLGLQGIKLRPSGTIVRGFDGAQREPIEKWI; encoded by the exons ATGCCTCCAGATCCACAAGCTTTTTATCAGCCTACCGCAGAACCTGTTGTGCCGGAGCacactgttcaaaccaagccagaaatgggagagTCGTCTGCCCCGATTGATCTGAAGTTACTTAAGCGGTTGGATCGTTTCGATGAGTTCATccggaaaagccaaggtttaagcaaGCAAGGGGCGTTAGACTACGATGATCTGTGCATGTTTCCAAATGTACAGCTGCCCGTGGGATTCAAGACCCCGAAGTTCAATAAATATGATGGTACGGGCAATCCTAAGACACACTTGCgtttgtttgccaacaagttgggcagGCCGGTGGATGACGAAAACTTGCCATTAAGGTTATTTCCAGAGAGTCTAGAAGGAGACGCCCTCGATTGGTATTCAAACTTAAAGCCAGAGGAGGCAAAGACTTGGCTTGATCTGTCCAACGCCTTCATCAGACAGTACGAATATAACTGTGAGCTAGCACCGACCAGAACTACTTTGGAAGGCACCAAGAGgcgaccatctgaagatcataagacatacGCCAAAAGATGGAGAAGGATAGCTGCCAAGGTTGAGCCTCCGATGACCgaaaatgaaattattcgcaCTTTCATAAAGGCGCATGATCCTCCATACTTTGAAGAAATCTTCCGTATGACTGGGTATTCATTTGCTGCGATTGTGAATAAACTCGAAGagtatgatgattttgtgagagtcggaaaaattgttaatgtttCTGCCTTAAAATCACAATTAGAAGCTTTGCAAGGGCAAGAAA gggcacCCGGACATTCAACTTTGGATTGCAAGGCTCTTAAGCATAAAgttcaagatatgattgaagCTGGAGAGATTGTAATTAGGAAAAGGGAGGCACGAGGGCCGAATATAAATAGGAACCCCTTTTCGGAACATGCTAATACCATTGAGGTCATTCTGGACGATGCAGAGTATGACGAGCTAGCCCAAAAATTGGCaagggaagctaaggtgtttgGGATCACAGACCGACCATTCATAATAGAAGATGAACCGTTTGAGGAGGATAAAAGAccttttattttggatctcACTCCAGCTGAGAGCGAGGCTTTGGAGCCCGTGGTCATCGAATTCCCAAAGCAGGAGCCTGTTCTACGTTTGAAGCGAGTGCCATGGAACTATGATGAACCTGTCATACAAATTGGAGAAAGGTCAGTTGCCAAAGAAGAGGTGTCGGTGGTCACTAGATCTGGGAGGATGGCAAGTCCGTTTGGAGCCACCGTTCCGATTCAAACAAATAACCCCGAGCTGCCCGCTAAGCCAACCGTTACCGAGAAGGAAGCCTTGGATTTTCTTAAAAGGCTCCAAAGAAGTGAATATAATGTGATCGAGAAGCTAAGCAAGTCGCCCGCCCAAATATCCATGTTGGATCTGCTCTTTTCTTCGGATATGCATAGGGATGCGTTACTCGAAGTATTGACTAAAGCTCAAATCCCTAAGGAAATTTCAGTTGCTAATTTCTCACATATGGTTGGGAGTGTgttgtttacaaaacaaatcactttctctGATGATGAGTTACCGGCggaaggcattggacataacaagGCTCTGTACATAGCTGTGAGGTGCAACGGGAAAATTTTGCCAAAGGTGTTGATTGACAATGGATCTGcgcttaatatctgtccttggagtaccttggaaaagttagggttgcAGGGTatcaagctgaggccttcagggaccatTGTTAGAGGTTTTGATGGAGCACAAAGAGAACCTATAGAGAAGTGGATTTAG